CCCATCGGGATCCACCGAAGTGACGAGAAGAATGTTTCCGCCCGGAACCGGATCGCGTCTCGCCCGGACGAATCCGCCCAGCAGTTGGAAACAGCTGGACGCCCCATCGGTATCGCCGATCAGGTGATCGACGGTGAACACCCTGGGCTGGTCACGGATCGTGGTGCTGACGGCGTTCAACTCCTCGATCCGCGCGGGGCCGTCCGGGGCGGACACGGCGACGGCCCACACGTCCTCGGCGACCAGTCCGGAACGGTGCAGTGCCCTCGTGATCCGGTGGGCCAGCACCTCGCCCACCGACTCCACCGACGTCGCCGTTCCGAACTCGAGCGAGAGAGCCTCGACCAGGTTCGAGCGACCGTGTCGCCGGGCGGACTCCTCGGATTCGGTCAGGAAGACGCACGCGCCTTCACCGAGCGGTGAGCGACGTTGCCCGTGAGCCTGCCCGACCAGGCGACAACGCTGCTGGTTGAGATCCTCGACCGCACCTGCCAGGACGACGTCCGCGCGGCCACGCGCGTGCATCCGCCGCGTGTAGTTGAGGGCGGAGAGCCCGGTGAGCCTG
The nucleotide sequence above comes from Actinopolyspora erythraea. Encoded proteins:
- a CDS encoding beta-ketoacyl synthase N-terminal-like domain-containing protein; amino-acid sequence: MISSYGIGFSAFESGIGDERCALSTIDSDDGGSVPGVGRVPEFDVRSVLGDDSVNIDRLGRPAALAMGTVGLLLDEYDTESTAAERRGIVLGGAMMTADRSMSIMRESLTGAAPYHVDPKLLPGSAMNYPSSQCAIRYGLKGLNSTVTTGRLTGLSALNYTRRMHARGRADVVLAGAVEDLNQQRCRLVGQAHGQRRSPLGEGACVFLTESEESARRHGRSNLVEALSLEFGTATSVESVGEVLAHRITRALHRSGLVAEDVWAVAVSAPDGPARIEELNAVSTTIRDQPRVFTVDHLIGDTDGASSCFQLLGGFVRARRDPVPGGNILLVTSVDPDGQVGCGLFRIH